One genomic region from Glaciimonas sp. PAMC28666 encodes:
- a CDS encoding chalcone isomerase family protein: MLLRQIRLWCLLLVCTLATGLHNSANAASPLDNAVTNGADDSGSAAQQQIQNAIPHARLAGQGRYRWFGLSIYDAQLWVGDKGFQTSAPAAASFALDLRYNRSFKGTRIAESSIDQMRKIDSGSEAEYGPWLSQLKAIFPNVIDGSHVTGIFLPGIGTQFYMNGKLIGEIHDPHFSAAFFGIWLSPGTTASGLRKQLLANATATPSANSSHHE; encoded by the coding sequence ATGTTGTTGCGTCAAATCCGCCTCTGGTGTCTATTATTGGTTTGCACACTTGCGACTGGATTACACAATTCCGCCAACGCCGCTAGCCCTCTCGACAATGCGGTCACCAATGGTGCCGACGACTCGGGCAGCGCGGCCCAGCAACAGATTCAAAACGCGATCCCGCATGCGCGATTAGCTGGTCAAGGCCGCTACCGCTGGTTCGGTTTATCCATTTACGATGCGCAACTTTGGGTTGGCGATAAGGGCTTCCAAACCTCGGCGCCCGCAGCTGCGAGCTTTGCCCTCGACTTGCGGTATAACCGATCATTTAAAGGCACCAGGATCGCCGAAAGCAGTATCGATCAAATGCGAAAAATCGACAGCGGCAGCGAGGCGGAGTACGGACCTTGGCTCAGCCAGTTGAAGGCAATATTTCCCAACGTTATCGACGGTTCACATGTTACCGGCATTTTCCTACCGGGCATCGGCACGCAGTTTTATATGAATGGAAAATTGATCGGAGAAATCCATGATCCACACTTTTCGGCGGCGTTTTTTGGTATTTGGCTGTCGCCCGGCACAACTGCTTCGGGTCTTCGAAAACAGCTTCTCGCCAATGCCACCGCGACCCCCTCAGCTAATTCAAGTCATCACGAATGA
- a CDS encoding MFS transporter: MNKLAFPALLKYGLFGLPLALVALPVYVYVPQFYADRFGISLSLIGLILLVTRLFDAFIDPAIGRWLDRRCTKDRFRNAIWLGVPLLAFGFTALFLPPAFTQEFPLSWLILALLIVYVGFSLATIAHQSWGAALTQALEQRSRLTATREACGLIGVVLAAALPGLLGIRWLPPVFLILLVLSAWILKLAPKPLASTSGFSGSPDVTQANRNAVMSDLLLPFRNVRFCWLFGIFVVNGIAAAIPATLFLFFVDDQLQLGKYGGLFLMLYFLAGAISMPGWSALARRYGEARVWFAAMLLAILAFIWAYGLTAGDMLPFSLICIMSGFALGADLLLPPALLAGVIANGGHSCEKEGAYFGIWSWATKLNLALAAGISLPLLEYLGYRPHLISHQGAHALAIGYAVLPCALKLVAAAILWKAPLRHI; the protein is encoded by the coding sequence ATGAATAAACTGGCATTTCCTGCGCTTCTGAAATACGGCTTGTTCGGCTTGCCGCTGGCGTTGGTTGCATTGCCTGTTTACGTCTATGTCCCACAATTTTATGCAGATCGGTTTGGCATTTCCCTGTCTCTGATCGGCCTGATCCTGTTAGTAACCCGTTTGTTTGATGCGTTTATCGATCCTGCAATCGGTCGGTGGCTTGACCGCAGATGCACCAAAGACCGGTTTAGAAATGCTATCTGGTTGGGAGTGCCTTTATTGGCTTTCGGGTTCACTGCGCTATTTTTACCGCCGGCGTTTACGCAAGAGTTTCCGTTGTCATGGCTGATACTCGCATTGCTGATTGTCTATGTTGGATTCAGTCTTGCAACTATCGCGCACCAAAGTTGGGGTGCGGCTTTGACGCAAGCGCTGGAGCAACGCTCACGACTGACTGCCACTCGCGAAGCTTGCGGTTTGATCGGCGTAGTGCTTGCAGCCGCGTTGCCAGGATTGCTGGGAATTCGCTGGTTGCCGCCTGTGTTTTTGATATTACTGGTGCTATCGGCGTGGATCCTGAAGCTTGCTCCAAAACCGCTTGCTTCAACATCGGGTTTTTCAGGGAGTCCCGACGTCACACAGGCAAATCGCAATGCAGTTATGTCCGATCTGTTGCTGCCATTCAGGAACGTACGCTTTTGCTGGTTATTTGGTATTTTTGTCGTAAATGGTATCGCCGCAGCGATTCCGGCCACGTTGTTTCTGTTCTTTGTAGACGATCAGTTGCAACTGGGAAAATACGGCGGTTTATTTCTCATGCTGTATTTTTTGGCCGGCGCGATATCAATGCCCGGCTGGTCCGCGCTGGCCCGGCGTTACGGTGAGGCGCGTGTCTGGTTCGCGGCCATGCTGTTGGCAATACTCGCTTTTATCTGGGCCTACGGCTTAACAGCTGGCGACATGCTGCCCTTTTCGCTGATCTGCATCATGTCCGGCTTTGCATTAGGTGCCGATCTCTTGCTACCGCCCGCCCTCCTGGCTGGTGTTATCGCAAACGGCGGCCATAGCTGTGAAAAAGAAGGCGCCTACTTTGGTATATGGAGTTGGGCTACCAAACTTAATCTTGCTCTGGCCGCCGGGATTTCACTACCGCTATTGGAATACCTTGGCTACCGCCCGCATCTTATTAGTCACCAAGGCGCGCATGCGCTTGCGATAGGCTATGCCGTTTTACCTTGCGCATTAAAACTGGTGGCAGCAGCTATTTTATGGAAGGCCCCGTTACGCCACATTTGA
- a CDS encoding DUF3833 domain-containing protein — protein MKSFLKILLVMLVVLLSGCSTTSEGNTYADQQPTLSLPQYFNGTLDAWGMFQDRSGKVVKRFTVVIQCKWEGDTGTLDEDFTYSDGTKQRRIWTLKKIGPNKFTGTAADIVGEAIGITDGNTLRWKYVLALPVNGHTINVSFDDLMVQMDQRIMLNHAVMSKFGFKVGDISLSFTKRP, from the coding sequence ATGAAATCGTTTTTAAAAATATTGCTGGTAATGTTGGTCGTCTTGTTGAGCGGATGTAGCACGACCTCCGAAGGCAACACTTACGCCGACCAACAACCGACACTCAGTCTGCCGCAATATTTCAACGGGACGCTAGACGCCTGGGGGATGTTTCAGGATCGTTCCGGCAAGGTCGTCAAACGTTTTACCGTCGTGATTCAATGTAAATGGGAAGGTGACACCGGCACCCTCGATGAAGATTTCACTTACTCTGACGGCACCAAACAACGCCGCATCTGGACCCTGAAAAAAATAGGGCCAAACAAGTTCACCGGTACTGCTGCCGATATAGTAGGCGAGGCGATTGGCATTACTGACGGCAATACTTTGCGTTGGAAATACGTTCTGGCGTTGCCCGTTAACGGGCATACCATCAACGTGAGTTTTGATGATTTAATGGTCCAAATGGACCAGCGCATCATGCTAAATCACGCCGTGATGAGCAAATTCGGCTTTAAAGTTGGCGATATTAGTTTATCGTTCACTAAGCGCCCTTGA
- a CDS encoding SDR family NAD(P)-dependent oxidoreductase — protein MNLLNPMNPTIVEWHQYRVWVIGASSGIGAETARLLLAKGARVALSARNAKGLDDISAGQHNALSVVLDITQHDTVIAARDQILRAWEGIDLILVVAGGYGEMRADNFELALANRLIDLNLRGTMHCLDAALPVLIKQGKGAIGIVASVAGYSGLPRAMAYGATKAALINLTECLYFDLRPRGIGVYLINPGFVETPLTADNDFPMPAIISATTAAKALIEGVERGEFHIHFPKRFTNWLRFARLLPYRAYFALLHKVTGL, from the coding sequence ATGAATCTTCTCAATCCGATGAACCCGACAATCGTCGAATGGCATCAATACCGCGTCTGGGTTATCGGCGCCTCTAGCGGCATCGGCGCGGAAACCGCACGACTGCTTCTGGCGAAAGGTGCTCGCGTGGCCCTGTCGGCCCGGAACGCAAAAGGCTTGGACGACATTAGTGCCGGGCAGCACAATGCGCTATCGGTGGTCCTTGATATCACACAGCACGATACCGTGATTGCTGCGCGCGACCAAATTCTCAGAGCGTGGGAAGGCATCGATCTTATATTGGTCGTGGCAGGAGGATACGGCGAAATGCGGGCGGATAATTTCGAACTGGCGCTCGCCAACCGTTTGATTGATCTAAATCTACGCGGCACTATGCACTGCCTTGATGCTGCCTTGCCCGTATTGATCAAACAAGGAAAAGGCGCCATTGGCATAGTGGCGTCTGTCGCCGGTTATAGCGGGCTACCAAGAGCGATGGCTTACGGCGCGACTAAAGCTGCGCTGATTAATTTGACGGAATGTCTGTATTTTGATCTGCGCCCCCGGGGTATTGGCGTGTATCTGATTAACCCAGGCTTTGTGGAGACGCCGTTGACCGCCGATAACGACTTCCCGATGCCCGCCATCATATCGGCAACGACCGCCGCCAAAGCGCTGATTGAAGGAGTCGAACGTGGTGAATTCCACATCCATTTTCCAAAACGTTTCACCAATTGGCTGCGATTTGCACGCCTGCTGCCCTATCGGGCTTATTTTGCGTTGCTACACAAGGTAACCGGCCTATGA
- a CDS encoding nuclear transport factor 2 family protein produces the protein MNTINQHTDELTHNQRDDQTRNLQRIVTFFETFTIDNLALIPLIYAPDAWFKDPFNEVIGLPAIKHLYTHMFVQVNDPHFVITHHMQQEDVAFLAWEFYFRMKHFSKDRQCIRGATQLQLDKDGYITQHRDYWDAAEELYEKLPVLGSFMRLLKRGAKASEAPQSSTSTRR, from the coding sequence ATGAATACAATTAACCAACATACAGATGAGCTGACGCATAACCAACGCGATGATCAAACCAGGAATTTGCAGCGTATCGTTACGTTCTTTGAAACGTTTACAATCGATAATCTGGCATTGATACCGCTGATCTACGCGCCGGATGCATGGTTCAAAGATCCCTTCAATGAGGTCATCGGGTTACCTGCTATCAAACATTTATATACGCATATGTTCGTGCAGGTTAACGACCCGCACTTCGTGATCACGCACCATATGCAGCAAGAGGATGTGGCATTTCTGGCTTGGGAGTTCTACTTTAGGATGAAACATTTTTCCAAAGACAGGCAATGCATACGGGGTGCAACGCAGCTCCAACTGGACAAGGACGGCTATATTACTCAGCACCGGGACTATTGGGACGCCGCTGAAGAACTCTATGAAAAACTACCGGTATTGGGTAGCTTCATGCGTTTGTTGAAACGCGGCGCAAAAGCGAGTGAAGCGCCGCAAAGCAGCACTTCAACCCGGCGATAG
- a CDS encoding PhaM family polyhydroxyalkanoate granule multifunctional regulatory protein yields the protein MSNPNIFGADAMTNSVDFIKKMWGGMGVPGMVVPIISVEEIDKKVTDLKAVEGWLSLNLNMLRTTIQALEVQSATLTALKSIGALMPSADGKTTPKFTDTSAAESVTDGAAAWATMASQFPFSFMPEKAKAANEAVPEPAAPPIVESPLPVRPEAVAAESYTPEVSDAQTAGNTGVWWDVLQNQFKQVVSSVMATEAAATKASKPPKAEKAASARKSPAKPGGTVKSNPTRAKAKAKPGAAGGTTKSSSATRMKKLESK from the coding sequence ATGAGCAATCCTAATATTTTCGGAGCGGATGCGATGACAAACAGTGTTGATTTCATTAAAAAAATGTGGGGCGGAATGGGCGTGCCGGGAATGGTCGTGCCGATTATTTCGGTGGAAGAAATAGATAAGAAGGTCACCGACTTAAAAGCGGTCGAAGGTTGGCTGAGCTTGAATCTGAATATGCTGCGGACCACGATACAAGCGCTTGAAGTTCAAAGCGCAACGCTAACCGCACTAAAATCGATAGGCGCTCTGATGCCTTCCGCAGACGGCAAGACAACACCGAAGTTTACAGATACCTCGGCCGCAGAAAGTGTCACCGACGGAGCGGCGGCCTGGGCTACCATGGCTTCACAGTTTCCCTTTTCGTTTATGCCGGAAAAAGCCAAAGCCGCCAACGAAGCAGTGCCTGAACCGGCTGCGCCGCCAATTGTGGAGTCACCATTGCCGGTCAGGCCAGAGGCCGTCGCAGCGGAAAGTTATACGCCTGAAGTGTCGGATGCGCAAACTGCCGGCAATACCGGTGTCTGGTGGGATGTTCTGCAAAACCAGTTCAAACAGGTCGTGAGCAGCGTTATGGCAACCGAAGCGGCAGCCACCAAAGCATCAAAACCGCCTAAGGCGGAGAAAGCTGCCAGCGCCAGAAAGTCACCAGCCAAGCCAGGCGGAACGGTGAAGAGCAATCCAACCAGAGCGAAAGCAAAGGCTAAACCGGGTGCTGCTGGGGGCACGACAAAATCTTCTTCTGCTACGCGCATGAAGAAACTGGAATCGAAATAA
- a CDS encoding DUF3108 domain-containing protein, whose amino-acid sequence MPENAVVSSPVVIAELKPLPPVAKPILAPKPVVPKPAAVSRKVRNKAAIPPSTPRSEPEVPDMPITETRTPIPTIALTDNASIQINPSNGGAGSGPPSEGPSVPAQPTPKVDPAVPAAPTAVHYETKPPPSAELKYDVEALNKGQTYHGGGKITWQTNGSSYTINGEAGVLFINALDFKSEGELNDYGVSPLLYTEKKFRKPVTSTRFQRAPDTITFSASTNSYPRTGGEQDRASIVWQLASIGRGDPGKIVAGGVIDLFVAGDKDAETWRFQVLGQEEIKVGRGSVMTWHLARKPQQGSYEKTLDIWLAPQQEWYPVKLRFTEKNGDYLDMSMSKLRQLN is encoded by the coding sequence GTGCCAGAAAATGCGGTGGTCAGTTCGCCCGTCGTGATCGCGGAACTGAAACCACTTCCACCGGTAGCCAAACCGATTTTAGCGCCAAAGCCGGTGGTACCCAAGCCAGCTGCAGTGTCCCGTAAGGTTCGGAATAAAGCAGCTATCCCACCATCAACACCGCGGTCCGAACCGGAAGTCCCGGATATGCCGATCACGGAAACCAGAACCCCTATCCCGACTATCGCGCTCACCGACAATGCCAGCATCCAGATAAACCCTTCCAACGGCGGCGCGGGATCCGGCCCGCCGTCCGAGGGACCGAGCGTGCCCGCGCAGCCAACACCGAAAGTTGATCCAGCCGTTCCAGCTGCGCCAACCGCTGTCCATTACGAGACCAAACCGCCCCCATCTGCGGAGCTGAAATATGACGTCGAGGCGCTTAATAAAGGTCAAACTTATCATGGCGGTGGGAAAATCACATGGCAAACAAATGGCAGCAGTTACACGATCAATGGTGAAGCTGGCGTATTGTTCATCAACGCGCTCGACTTTAAAAGTGAGGGCGAACTCAATGACTATGGCGTCTCTCCCCTGCTTTACACAGAGAAAAAATTCCGTAAACCTGTCACCAGCACGCGTTTCCAACGCGCACCCGACACCATTACTTTTTCTGCATCGACCAACAGCTATCCTCGCACCGGAGGCGAGCAGGATCGCGCTAGTATTGTCTGGCAATTGGCCAGTATCGGACGCGGTGACCCCGGAAAAATCGTGGCGGGAGGCGTTATCGATTTATTTGTCGCTGGAGACAAAGATGCGGAAACCTGGCGTTTTCAGGTTTTAGGACAAGAAGAAATCAAAGTTGGTCGCGGCAGCGTGATGACATGGCATCTGGCGCGCAAGCCGCAACAAGGCTCATACGAAAAAACGCTGGATATCTGGTTAGCACCGCAACAAGAGTGGTATCCGGTTAAATTGCGCTTTACTGAAAAAAATGGGGACTATTTGGATATGTCGATGTCAAAGCTTAGGCAGCTTAATTAA
- a CDS encoding DUF3108 domain-containing protein: MKIPLLCYARISIAALLCSASIHVFAATADHISTKRSFNLPPSAELNYAIRARQSGLSINGDAVVKWQTDGHDYSVEATTRAMILGKILEAKSDGKIDDYGLSPTQFTDKRFHKNSTTTTFNRDTNGGTITFSPSDASYPIIGGEQDRTSIVWQLVAVARAAKKQFKPGSDWVFFVAGQRDAEPWTFKVINQEKITTGMGEVEAIHIFREPPPDATEQRLDIWLAPSLEWYPIRIRFTDPNNDFVDQTLDKITK, translated from the coding sequence ATGAAAATTCCCTTACTTTGCTATGCACGTATTTCCATTGCTGCACTACTTTGCAGCGCCAGCATTCACGTATTCGCTGCCACAGCAGACCATATTTCCACCAAACGATCATTTAACTTACCGCCGTCGGCCGAGCTAAATTATGCGATTCGTGCCAGGCAAAGCGGCCTATCGATTAACGGCGACGCCGTCGTAAAATGGCAAACCGACGGCCACGACTACAGTGTCGAAGCGACTACCCGCGCCATGATTCTAGGAAAAATTCTGGAAGCCAAGAGCGACGGAAAGATCGACGACTATGGTTTATCTCCTACCCAGTTCACCGATAAGCGATTCCACAAAAACAGCACTACGACTACTTTCAATCGCGATACAAATGGTGGAACAATCACATTTTCGCCCTCCGATGCATCTTATCCGATCATAGGTGGGGAACAGGACCGTACCAGTATCGTGTGGCAATTAGTTGCGGTGGCGCGCGCGGCCAAGAAGCAATTCAAACCCGGCTCGGACTGGGTATTTTTCGTCGCTGGTCAACGTGATGCAGAGCCGTGGACCTTCAAAGTCATCAATCAGGAAAAAATCACGACCGGCATGGGTGAGGTCGAGGCCATACATATATTTAGAGAACCGCCGCCCGATGCTACCGAACAACGTTTAGACATCTGGCTTGCACCATCCCTTGAATGGTATCCAATCCGCATTCGCTTTACCGACCCGAATAATGATTTTGTCGATCAGACACTCGATAAAATAACCAAATAG
- the queC gene encoding 7-cyano-7-deazaguanine synthase QueC, whose translation MTLPSGALVLFSGGQDSTTCLAWALSRYDRVETIGFDYGQRHAVELKQRPILLNKLRAQSVEWDKKLEEDHVIDLSLISKISSTAMTEDVEIVMQENGLPNTFVPGRNLLFMTVAATVAYRRGLNVLVGGMCETDFSGYPDCRDDTMKALQVALNLGMATRIKLETPLMWIDKSQTWTLAQELGGEVLVDLIRADTHTCYLGERGELHDWGYGCGTCPACELRARGYQQFVGK comes from the coding sequence ATGACACTCCCAAGCGGTGCTTTAGTTCTATTCAGCGGTGGTCAAGATTCCACTACCTGCCTCGCGTGGGCTTTGTCGCGTTACGACCGGGTTGAAACAATCGGTTTTGATTACGGGCAGCGACATGCAGTCGAATTGAAGCAACGCCCGATATTATTAAACAAGCTGCGTGCGCAATCGGTCGAGTGGGATAAAAAGCTGGAAGAAGATCATGTCATCGATTTATCTCTGATTTCCAAGATTTCATCCACTGCCATGACGGAAGATGTTGAAATCGTGATGCAAGAAAATGGCCTGCCCAACACCTTTGTTCCCGGCCGCAATCTGTTATTCATGACGGTTGCGGCGACCGTCGCGTATCGCCGTGGCCTGAATGTTCTGGTCGGCGGCATGTGTGAAACCGACTTCTCCGGCTATCCTGATTGCCGGGATGACACCATGAAAGCCTTACAGGTAGCCCTGAATCTCGGCATGGCTACACGGATCAAGCTGGAAACGCCGTTAATGTGGATTGATAAGTCGCAGACCTGGACGCTGGCGCAAGAGCTTGGCGGCGAGGTGCTGGTCGATCTGATTCGCGCCGATACCCACACCTGCTATTTGGGTGAGCGTGGAGAATTACACGATTGGGGCTATGGCTGCGGAACGTGTCCCGCTTGTGAACTGCGAGCGCGGGGCTATCAACAGTTTGTGGGTAAATAG